Proteins from one Aureimonas sp. SA4125 genomic window:
- a CDS encoding ABC transporter ATP-binding protein yields the protein MLELIDVGRKVGAETHLSGISLQLKRGSLNVLLGPTLAGKTTLMRLMAGLDRPTSGRIVMDGKDVTGIPVRRRNVAMVYQQFINYPAMTVYENIASPLRVAGKSKDEIEAAVAKAAALMKLGPYLQRTPLTLSGGQQQRTALARALVKNAELVLLDEPLANLDYKLREELREELPRLFAETGAVFVYATTEPTEALLLGGNTATLSEGRVTQFGPTPEVYRQPADLVTARTFSDPPLNILTLTKRGAVLAGGDHLSVAVPARYAFLSDGPYQVGLRPHHLSVGNTFSEGARLASRVSLSEVTGSVTYVHADWEGTRLVAVLPGIHRVETGDPIALDFRPADMMLFDATGRSVAAPNALAA from the coding sequence ATGCTGGAATTGATCGATGTCGGCCGCAAGGTTGGAGCCGAGACGCACCTGTCGGGGATTTCGCTTCAGCTGAAGCGAGGATCGCTGAACGTCCTGCTCGGCCCGACGCTGGCCGGCAAGACCACCCTGATGCGGCTGATGGCCGGGCTCGACCGCCCGACCTCGGGACGCATCGTGATGGACGGCAAGGACGTGACCGGCATTCCGGTGCGTCGCCGCAATGTCGCGATGGTCTACCAGCAGTTCATCAACTATCCCGCCATGACCGTCTACGAGAACATCGCCTCGCCGCTGCGCGTCGCCGGCAAGTCGAAGGACGAGATCGAGGCGGCCGTTGCCAAGGCAGCGGCGCTGATGAAGCTCGGCCCCTATCTGCAGCGGACGCCGCTGACGCTCTCCGGCGGCCAGCAGCAGCGCACGGCGCTGGCCAGGGCTCTCGTCAAGAATGCCGAACTGGTGCTGCTCGACGAGCCGCTGGCCAATCTCGACTACAAGCTGCGCGAGGAACTGCGCGAGGAACTGCCGCGGCTCTTCGCCGAGACCGGGGCGGTCTTCGTCTACGCCACCACCGAGCCGACCGAGGCGCTGCTTCTCGGCGGCAACACGGCGACGCTGTCGGAGGGCCGGGTGACGCAGTTCGGCCCGACGCCCGAGGTCTATCGCCAGCCGGCCGATCTCGTGACGGCAAGAACCTTCTCGGACCCGCCGCTGAACATCCTCACCCTGACGAAGCGCGGCGCGGTGCTCGCCGGCGGCGACCATCTCAGCGTCGCCGTCCCGGCGCGCTATGCCTTTTTGTCCGACGGCCCCTATCAGGTCGGCCTTCGGCCCCATCATCTTTCCGTCGGCAACACGTTTTCCGAGGGCGCCCGGCTGGCGTCGCGGGTATCGCTTTCGGAAGTGACGGGCTCGGTGACCTACGTGCACGCGGACTGGGAGGGAACGCGCCTCGTCGCGGTGCTGCCAGGTATCCACCGGGTCGAGACGGGCGACCCGATCGCGCTCGACTTCCGCCCAGCCGACATGATGCTGTTCGATGCAACGGGGCGCTCCGTCGCCGCCCCCAACGCCCTTGCGGCCTGA
- the glpD gene encoding glycerol-3-phosphate dehydrogenase, giving the protein MKHFDIFIIGGGINGCGIARDAVGRGYSVGLAEMNDLASGTSSWSTKLVHGGLRYLEHYEFRLVRESLMEREVLWRIAPHIIRPLRFVLPHHKGLRPAWLLRLGLFLYDHLGGRKALKATTTVDLSGGPLGAPLKAGYAKGFEYSDARVDDARLVVLNARDAAERGADVRVRTKVTSARRVDGRWQVTLSPKDGGSAEVVTADFLVNVAGPWVDRIIQQAMGRNEAHHIRLVQGSHIVTRKLYDHDRAYIFQNADNRIIFAIPYEDDYTLIGTTDQDFDGEPGDAKITPAETDYLLKAASEYFEKPVTADQIVWTYSGVRPLYDDGASMAQEATRDYVLKVEGDKGEAPVLNAFGGKITTYRKLAEEVLEKIGDRLGMRGKSWTGTQPLPGGGFPLDGIAALESRVRAAAACLDARSVRRLVRSYGLDADEIVKPQAGRQGLGRDFGHGLFAAEVDWMMAKEWAVTSDDVLWRRSKLGLRFSPSQTEDLAGYMETYRLTQRTAAA; this is encoded by the coding sequence ATGAAGCATTTCGACATCTTCATCATCGGTGGCGGCATCAACGGCTGCGGGATCGCACGCGATGCGGTCGGCCGCGGCTATTCGGTGGGTCTGGCCGAGATGAACGATCTGGCGTCGGGTACGTCGTCCTGGTCGACCAAGCTGGTGCATGGCGGGCTGCGCTACCTCGAGCACTACGAGTTTCGCCTGGTGCGCGAATCGCTGATGGAGCGCGAGGTGCTCTGGCGCATTGCGCCGCACATCATCCGGCCGCTGCGCTTCGTGCTGCCGCACCACAAGGGCCTGCGCCCGGCCTGGCTGCTGCGTCTCGGACTTTTCCTCTACGACCATCTCGGCGGCCGCAAGGCGCTGAAGGCGACGACCACCGTCGACCTCTCGGGCGGGCCGCTCGGCGCGCCGCTGAAGGCGGGATATGCCAAGGGTTTCGAATATTCCGACGCCCGCGTCGACGACGCCCGTCTCGTCGTTCTCAACGCCCGTGACGCCGCCGAGCGCGGCGCCGATGTCCGGGTTCGCACGAAGGTCACCAGCGCGCGCCGGGTCGATGGACGCTGGCAGGTGACGCTCAGCCCCAAGGACGGCGGCTCTGCGGAGGTCGTCACGGCGGATTTTCTCGTGAACGTCGCCGGTCCCTGGGTCGACCGCATCATCCAGCAGGCCATGGGGCGCAACGAGGCGCACCACATCCGCCTCGTCCAGGGCTCGCACATCGTCACGCGAAAGCTCTACGACCACGACCGCGCCTACATCTTCCAGAACGCCGACAACCGCATCATCTTCGCCATCCCCTACGAGGACGACTACACGCTGATCGGCACGACCGACCAGGATTTCGACGGCGAACCGGGCGATGCGAAGATCACCCCTGCCGAGACCGACTATCTCCTCAAGGCGGCGAGCGAGTATTTCGAGAAGCCGGTGACGGCCGATCAGATCGTGTGGACCTATTCCGGCGTTCGGCCGCTCTACGACGACGGCGCCTCCATGGCGCAGGAGGCGACGCGCGACTACGTCCTGAAGGTCGAGGGCGACAAAGGCGAGGCCCCCGTCCTCAACGCCTTCGGCGGCAAGATCACCACCTACCGCAAGCTGGCGGAGGAAGTCTTGGAGAAGATCGGCGACCGCCTCGGGATGCGCGGCAAGTCTTGGACGGGGACGCAGCCCCTTCCCGGCGGCGGCTTTCCTCTCGACGGCATCGCTGCGCTGGAATCGCGCGTGCGGGCTGCGGCCGCCTGTCTCGATGCGCGCAGCGTGCGGCGGCTGGTCCGCTCCTACGGGCTCGACGCCGACGAGATCGTGAAGCCGCAGGCGGGCCGGCAGGGCCTCGGCCGCGATTTCGGCCATGGCCTCTTCGCCGCCGAGGTCGACTGGATGATGGCGAAGGAATGGGCCGTCACGTCGGACGACGTGCTGTGGCGCCGCTCCAAACTCGGCCTGCGCTTCTCGCCTTCCCAAACGGAAGATCTGGCGGGATACATGGAAACTTATAGACTGACGCAAAGGACCGCGGCCGCCTGA
- a CDS encoding DeoR/GlpR family DNA-binding transcription regulator, whose product MLSDRQLQTLEIAKRVGRVQVEELSQRFDVSVQTIRKDLNELCDQRLLARVHGGAVISSGVENVGYDARRSIASTEKTAIGRAVADLIPDRASLFINIGTTTEAVAQALLRHAGLMVITNNINVATILQPYPEIEVIIAGGVVRRSDGGIVGEAAVDFIRQFRVDFAVIGVSAIDPDGSLLDYDYREVRVAQAIMANARQVILASDATKFERSAPVRIGHLSQISTFVTDRCPLPGIRRICAEANVALVEALGESVAEEG is encoded by the coding sequence ATGCTTTCCGATCGCCAGCTCCAGACTCTCGAAATCGCCAAGCGGGTGGGCCGCGTTCAGGTCGAGGAGCTGTCGCAGCGCTTCGACGTATCGGTCCAGACCATCCGCAAGGATCTGAACGAGCTCTGCGACCAGCGGCTCCTGGCCCGCGTGCACGGCGGCGCCGTGATCTCGTCCGGCGTCGAGAACGTCGGCTACGATGCGCGGCGCTCGATCGCGTCGACGGAAAAGACGGCGATCGGCCGGGCCGTCGCCGATCTCATCCCTGACCGCGCCTCGCTCTTCATCAACATCGGCACGACCACCGAGGCCGTGGCGCAGGCGCTCCTGCGCCATGCCGGACTGATGGTGATCACCAACAACATCAACGTCGCCACCATCCTGCAGCCCTATCCCGAGATCGAGGTGATCATCGCCGGCGGCGTCGTCCGGCGTTCGGACGGCGGCATCGTCGGCGAGGCGGCGGTCGACTTCATCCGCCAGTTCCGCGTCGACTTCGCCGTCATCGGCGTCTCCGCCATCGATCCCGACGGCTCGCTCCTCGACTACGACTATCGCGAAGTGCGCGTCGCGCAGGCGATCATGGCCAATGCCCGCCAGGTGATCCTCGCCTCCGACGCCACCAAGTTCGAGCGCAGCGCGCCGGTGCGCATCGGCCATCTCAGCCAGATCTCCACCTTCGTCACCGATCGCTGCCCGCTGCCGGGCATCCGGCGCATCTGCGCGGAGGCGAATGTCGCCCTCGTCGAGGCCCTGGGGGAAAGCGTCGCAGAAGAAGGATGA